TAGCATAAAAAGACACTTATTCATTATAGTCACCAAGGGAACCCTTGTAGGGAAATGACTGGAGATCGACGGCAAATGGAGAACACGCCCTTTGAGATTAAGCGGAAATCACTCCGCCAACGAAAAAATAAATGGACACCGTCCAATATGAAAGATTTATTCCGCACCCTATAATAAAACTGGCGGGTGTATTTTTATGCCTGCATACAATCAAAAACGAAATGAAAGGGGAGCATGCTTATAATGGCTAAGACAACAACGGTTTACTTGGAAAATGTAAGAAAAAACGACTACATGTGCTGGCATATATGCTCGCAATGCCTTAACACGGGAAAGATTGTACTTCGGGATGACAGTACAGTTTATCTCATGGTTGAAAAGAATACAAAAAGCACATCAATCCAGCATCTGTCGCAAGGCGCGGATACCTACCGGGGCGGCGCGAATCTTCGCTTCGAGATAACCGTGGACACCACTGCCGAACTGAGGACATCCAATGCCGGGGATGCGATATTGGACAGCAGCGGGCGCAATGTTGGTTTTATCTATAACTATTGCGTAGAGGACTCCACCGACAACGACTTCAATGATTTTTACTTAAATATCGCTGCTTGGCGTAATAAAGGATAGGGAGGATTGGCATGGATATCAATTTTCATTATTACGCGGTCAAGGCGGTCGCCAGGAAGGCTGGTTTTGATGAAGCCGAGGCTCAGGCCATAGCGAGTTTTTCCCAATATGTAGACGACTTCACCGACTGGGTGCCGTTTTTTACTAGAAACGTACCGGAATGGGCGCGGAGCCTCGCTACAAATGTAGGCTTTGGGTATATGTTTCACCCGGCGACAACAGGCTTTAACAGTATGGCCACACTTGCCCGCGAAGGTAACCAGAAGTGGATTGTTGCGCCATTTCACTTCATTCCGTCAGCGCCGCTCAATACTTTGCTGGACTACAAGAACTATCGTGTCGCGCCGGCGTATATAAACGTCCCGTCTCTGATTAGCAACATGCTGGAGGAAGCCAGATTGGAACTGGCGCATCCCGCGGCGGCACGTCCCGCGGTGCTGATGAAAATCGGGATGCTTCTTCATATTTTTGCGGACACTTACTCGCATCAGCGTTTTTCCGGATTTTGGAGCTGGGTAAATCACAGCAAGCTAACCAGCGTGATCGAAAATGACGACGCGGGCGCTGATGTCGATATAACCGCCTCCTATTCCCCCGATGATTATTACAAGATCACGTCCATTGGTCACGCAAATGTCAACCACGCGCCGGACGACAGCAATGTCAGATTTTCGATGCTTCAAAAGGCGGCGGAGGGGGATGGCGAAGAAACCGTACCCTACACAAGGAGCAACACGGCGGACTTTATCGACGCGGCGGAGCAGATTATGATCTTTCTTCGGAACTGCCGCGGCTTGCCCCCCATAGTTGAGGCCGAGTGGGGGCCTTTTCGGGATCGCTTCAGGCTGGGGCTGCTCACCGCGCTTAAAGAAACGGCGGCGTTGGGTGGCCACTGGCACGGAATATTCCCAGAGTATGAGTTCCATTATGAAAAGGATACTCTTTTACAGGGGCTGGCGGCCGCGATCCCCCTTGAAGGGGAGGCCAGAAGATTTTCGGAAGCGCATGGTATCGAGCCGCAGTTGAGAACGGCGACGAGCGACACGTATTTTCGCTACAACGTAATCGCAGACCAAATCCGCCGTATGGTGGTTGGCGAAGTACACGCGCCCGGACACGTTGAGGAACTGAGAGCGGAAGCGAGGGCGGTATTCGGCGCGGCTGCGCCGGCAAATTCAAGATAAGAAGGAGAGAACTGAAAACGGCGTAAGAAAAACAAAATAGTCATTAGATCAAAGAACAGCGCACAGACTGAATTTTACAGTCTGTGCGCTGTTCTTTGTTTTTATGTCGGATTGATGTTTGCTTTGATGTTGTTGGCGTTTGCTTTCATGGCTTTCTAAGCTTCCCCTGATTCAATTTCCGTCATGGTGCGTCCGGTTCTGATGCTGGTGGTAAATGCGGAAATCCCGTCGCCGGTTTGGGCATACGCATCTTTCTCTTTCACCAACAGCCAGTTGTCTTTGGTCTCCCCCGCTTTCCCTTTCAAGCGTATCAGAGCCCACCTTCCTTTAAGCCTTTGTCCTTTCAGCATAAACTTCAGCATACCCTCACGAAGTCCGTCGGCCACATCCCCGGAGGGCTCCCAATGCCCTTCATCCCAGAGCATGACGACTCCGCCGCCATATTCTCCTTTGGGAATAGTTCCTTCAAAGTTCCTATATTCCAGGGGATGCTCCTCCACCCGTACGGCGAGCCTCTTGTCCCGGGTGTCATAAGAAGGGCCCTTGGGCACTGCCCAACTCAACAGGGCTTCGTCCCATTCCAGACGGAAATCGTAGTGATCTCTGCGGGCCAGATGGTGCTGAACGACAAACCTCAGACCTTCTCCGGCATTTTCTGTCATGCCCTCCGGTTCCAAGGTTCTGGTAAAATTCCTTTTTCGGTTGTACACACTGAGTTTTTCAGCCATATGATCATACCGGTGCCTTCCCTTTTCATTCTTTCCATCAGAAGCAGTGTAGGCAAATTTTGCCCACACAGTGAATTTCTTTCAAGTTCGCCTTTTTTAAAAATATTTCTTATATGTTTTCCAATTACACTTCTATCACGCTGAAATAATTCTGCCATTTGGTCAATAGATAGCCAAACTGTATCACCGTCAAAAGTAGTTTCTATTTTAGTTGAACCATCGTCTGTTTGATACATTATAATTTCAGAGTCCACATTTACTCCCCTTACACACTTTTCCTTTATTATACATGTTTCAGCAAGACATTTCCATTATATTGCTTTTTGTTAAGATTTGAATTTTCAGTTTTTTTGCCATGCTATCAATAGGAATCTGTCCTGCTTCATCATCAAACTCTACATCTATGTTGATATGTGTGCCTGCTTTTTTTGGGGAGAGCGATACAACCGTCTCAACGTGCCTTAAAGATACAAAAAAGATGCCGTATTTTGCTGGTATCTCCTTGGCGGCATCTTATTTCCTATAATAACCATCTATAGTAATGTCTATCTAATCCTTCGTCCTTCAAAGGCTGGGTCATGGCGCTACAAAACATGATTCACAATAACTCAGGCAGACGTCGGGCAAAATCTCTTCAGACCCAGCAGATCGGCGACTCCGGCGATGGTCGTTCCATAAAAAAACACGGGCTTTTTCATTTTGATAAACGGGTCAATGGTTCCGTTGGCTATGGTGCTCCCTGTGGCAAAAATAATATCGCTCCAGGCCTCAATCTCCTGAGGGTCAATATCACCGTCTTCAATAAGGACATTGCATTTTACGTGGCCTATGTTATCGGGATCAAGGTCGAAAACTCTGGTTTCAAAGTGGCCGGCCAATTGCTCTGCGATGGCGGGCTGCAGTCCTATCACTGCAATTTTAGGGTCTCCAAAGGTTTGCTTGACAAATTGAACGGCCTGTAAGCTGCATTCCTTCGGTCCGGCATCCTTACAGTGAATGGTATTGGAGGCGCGGCCAAGTTTTCTCAGTGCGGCGTTCAGTGAGGCAATAATAACCGCGCGGCGAAAATTATTGGTGGCCGGCATGGTCAGAGCGCTTTCCAGAGTTCCTTCATAAAGACCGGGCATATCTGTAAACGCTTGGCCCGCAAAGCCGTCGATGTTTGCCTGCATAAGTTTTTCCTTACCCTTTTGCAGGGGAAAATCGTTTCTTTCCGGCGAACCTATGGCCTCCTGTACGGTTAGTGCCCTGCAGGTAATTTTGACAGTAGCGTCGCTTAGTTGAGGATCTCGTAAAATGTCGTTGATATGTGGCTCTAAATCCTTAAATATTGTGGGTATTTCCATATTAAGTCACCCCTTTTAAGATATCCATAAAACCTGTTGCATACTTAATATACATCATTTGGCATGCTAAAAAAAGTACAACTGGCGGTAAAAATTATAGGATGACGCCGGGTTGTTCCGTATGCGGCTCGGAGGGGATTATATTAATGTTCTCCGGGTTAATGGACAGTTGCAGAGTATCACCCTTGCTTAAGCTTAAATCCTGCCATTCCGCCAAAGGCATAATGACTTTCCAGTGTCCGTTGCCGCTGCATATAATTTCTACGTATGATCCGCTGAAAGATATACTGTCAACTAATGCCGGCCAGCAATTAGGTGAACTCCTTATGATTTGCGCCTCATGACATTTAAACCTTGCCTGTCCGGTTTGTTGATGAGTTTTGTGGAAGGCCGTGTTCTTCATGCCGAGAAATTGCGCCGCAAATGGTGTGGCGGGGCGCATAAACAAATCCCGGGGGTTATCCGTTTGTTCAATTTGGCCGTTTTTTATGAGTATAATTTGCGTGCCCAGATGCATGGCTTCGGTGAAATCATGGGTCACATGGATAATGCCGATTTTCTCCTTGCAGTGAATATCTTTTAATAAACTCTGTATGGACAGGCGTGTTTGTGGATCCAACGCCGATAATGGTTCATCTAACAGCAGCAGGGCCGGGCGTGTAAGTAAGGCCCTGGCCAGTGAAACCCGCTGTCTTTCACCACCGCTTAAAAAGTGCGGCGGTCTTTCCAGCAGGTGGGTTAAATCCATTGTTTCAATAAGTTGTTCCATATACCGGAGGGTCTGCTGATCCGATTCCAACTTCCGGGCCCGGGCACCGAATAAAATATTTTCCCTGACCGATAAAAAAGGATACAAAGGGTTATCTTGATAAGCAAAACCCAGCCGCCTTTTTTCAGGCGGCAGCTTGGTTATATCCTTGTCCTGCATAGTTATGGAGCCTTTGCCGGGGGTGTAATGACCGGCTATGGTCTCCAGCAAAAGGGTTTTACCGCATCCGGTAGGACCAAGGATAACCATATAATCATTATGTTTAAGGCTGAAGTTAATGTCTTGCAATGCGAAGTTACCTGCTTTGACATATAGGTCGCGCACCGTCAGCAAGTTGCTCATATATGCACCTCGGTTTTGGTAATTATCTTTAATAAGGTTAGCAGCACCAAAGCTAATAGCAGCATAATTACCGCGATAACCAGGGAAAATTGCAGGTCGCCGATGGACATATTCAAAAACACAGCTACGGACAGTGTCTCGGTTTTCATTCTGACTATACCGGCCAGCATGGCTGTTGCGCCGAACTCACCCAGCGTTCTGGCCCAGGCCATGGTAAGGCCCCCCAATAACCCGTTTTTAGCCAGCGGCAAGGTAACCTTTAAAAAAACTTTTTCAGGCGGGTAGCCTAGCGTACGGGCTATTTTTTCCAGCCGCAAATCAATGGTGGAAAAAGCATGCTTAAAAGTTTTAATGGCGAAAGGGGTGGCGATAAACCACTGGGCCAGCACCACACCCCGTTGGGAAAACACTATGTCAAGGCCGATTCTGGCGAGACTATCACCAAGAATAGGCCCGAAGAGTATCAAGAGTGCTACTCCGCTTACCAGGGGCGGCAAGACAATAGGCACATCCATCAAGGTATCGACCAGCACTTTGCCGGGAAAGTTATATCGGGCCAGAATGTAGCCGCATGGAATAGCCGTCAGCCCTGCCAGTAGGGTAGCCAGCACGGTTGTCCACAGAGTGAAGATAATCGCAAAGTGAAATTCCGGGTTGTGTCGTATGGCGGCGATTTCGCCCCAATTGCCGTAGACAAAAAGGCCGCCGATTAAAAGCAGCATGAACGCGGTCATCAATATTAAAACCAGCCGGAAAATCACGTTATACAGGTTAAAACGGGCGACTGTCATGGTTGTTCAGTTTTAAAACCATATTTAGCAAATACCTCCGGGCCGTTTTCCTGCATGAAGTCAAGAAAACCAGCGGCCAGTTCATTATTCTCAGAGAATGTCAGACTGGCGCAAGGTATTTCCTCAGGGGGATTGATTTCCGGGTCTATTTCCACCAAATCAAGTTTATCGCGGTTCTTATAGTAGTTGCTGTATTCGGCGATGCCTGCGTCACCTTGACCCATGGTAAGGGTGGATAAAACCTTGGGTACCGTTTCGACTACTGTAAGTGTGTTTTTCTCGATCTCTTCCTCAATACCCAGCTTGGCGAATACCTTATAAACGGTACGTCCGATGGCGGTAGCTTCTTTATCCGGCAATACTAATTTTACTCCCGGCCCGGCCAGATCGTTTATGCTATGAATATTCGCCGGATTCCCCTTGGGGACAACTATTACCGGTGTATGGTAAGCGATAGGGCTTACGTAGTCGGCAATGTATCCTTTTTCCTGGATACTTTTCATATAGCTGATGCCTCCGGGCATATAAATGTCTCCGTGCTTGGTTGTTTCCATTTGGTTGATTAAAACTCCCGTGTTATTAAAGGTCATTTCCACTTTGTTGCCGGTTTCCTGCTCATATTTCGTTACCAATTCAACCACCGGCTCTTTGAGGTTGGCGCCTACATAAGCAAACAGCTCCGCCTGATCCTTGTTGGTTTGTTTGGCGGCGGGATCTTCTCCGGGTGATTCCGCTTGCTCGCCGCACCCGGCGAGCTGCGCCGACATAATCAATACCAGTAAAAGCACTAAAAGATGTCTAATCGGTTTAATATTCAAATTGATTTCCCCCTTTTATAGTGTTGTTAATAAGAAACAAATTTTTATCGAATTCCAAGACTCCCATTTCTATAAGTGGGAGTTCCTATTTTACTTCAGGTGGGGTAGAATCCCCATCTGAAGCCTTAATGTTCAGCCTTGGCTGAACGAGTTCACTATGTGATTTTAATTTTGTGCCTTATAAGGCGGTTCCCGGCATGTACTACATTAGAGTCATGTTAACAATGTCGCGATATTCGCCTGCTTGGGTATGGTGGTTGCCTGATTGGCAAAGATATGCTTTTATCAGGCAGGCCGTCTATAATTATGGAGAGACATGATAGTATAAGAATTCGCACAATAATAAGCGGGAGCGAAGTGAATGCAGTTTCCAATTTATTCTCCTCATGTGCGGTACCGGCGAAACATGTAGTTAATTAATTATTTTTTATTGTGTTAAATTAACTTAAATCGATGGTGTGATATTGAATCAAAGAATACAACATAATAAGAAACAACATAACGCAACTTAGAATTAATAATAATACCAGGCAAAATTGATGTCAATAGTTAATACATGTTATAAATAAACATGAGGCTAATTGATATATTATTGGTGGGATTTTATTAGGGCGTGTACTGTTGCCGTTGATGGCGGTATAATAATAGAAAATGCAGGTCAATATTGCCAACGCGACTAAAACGAGCCAACCTGTTATACACTCTTGATGTACTGCCGGCTTTAAAGTATGATGATAACAATTGTAAATATAACGAATAATTGCTGTCTGCAATAACGATAGCAAATCATACCGGAAGAAAGTAAGCTGAGTTTTGCAGAATGACATATGGGTTAAAGCATAAATAAGAGTCATGTAAATAATTTAAGAAAGGAAAAGGTTTCTAAGCGGTTGAATCCTGTTATGCTGCCTCCCGTTGAGTCGGACGGGAGAAATCTAAATAATAATTTTGTTTAGATTTTGGAAACCAGGGATGCATTTGAAGGAAGATCTTTCTTTGACGCCTGAAGAAGTAGCCGGGATTTTGAAAATCGCTAAAAATACGGTTTACGAATTGGTCAAAAGAGGAGAACTCCCGGCATATAGGGTGGGCCGGAAAATACGGATTGAGTTAAATGATGTGCTGACGTATAAAAAACAAGGTAAAAAGACAGTCGTATCCGGTTTGCCCGGTGAGTTTTCACCTCCGGAAGTTACGAGCGGTTATATGGTTGTATGCGGCCAGGATGCTTTATTGGATATATTAACCCGGCATTTGGAGCAAACCCCCGGGGGAATGCGTGTTTTTAGACATTATGTGGGCAGTTTTGCCGGTTTGATGGCTCTTTATCATGGTAAAGTTCATATGACGGCGATTCATCTTTGGGATGGTCATTCGGGGCAATATAATATTCCCTTTGTGCGTTATATGTTGCCCGGCATCCCCACGGTAATTATCCACTTGACTTGCCGAATGCAAGGTTTTTATGTGGCTGAAGGCAATCCGCATAATATCGGCGGTTGGAGTGATTTAACGAAAACCGGGGTACGTTTTGTTAACCGTGAAAAAGGCAGCGGCACCCGTGTTTTGCTTGATGGGCAGTTGAACTTGCGAGGCATTGACCGGAAAAAGATTGTTGGTTATGAAACGGAAGAATTATCGCATTTAAGTGTTGCCAGCACTGTGGCCAGAGACGCGGCCGATGTAGGGCTCGGTAATGAAAAAGCATCATTGCAGGTGCGGGGGATTAGCTTTATTCCAATGCAAAAAGAGCGTTATGATCTGGTCATAAAAAAAGAAGATATGGAAAAGCCCGAGTATCAGGCTGTGCTGGATATCATTCGGTCGTCTTCGTTTAAATCGGAGCTTAAGGGGCTTGGAGACTATGATTTGACTGAAACAGGCATGATTATGGCTGAGACGTGAGTATATGCTTAGAGCCACCATTGCAAAATGGTGGCTCTAAGCATATATAAGCTGGCAACTTTCCCAAATGCTTGTCGGGTGTCCCTCTGCAGCGGTATAAAAAGATTAGCGGTGAACCGTGGGGTTGCCGCTACCGCTAAAAATCACCGAACTTAATGCCTTGGGCCAGTGGTAATTTATCTCCCCAGTTGATGGTAACGGTTTGTCTCCTCATGTAGCCTTTCCAGGCATCGGAACCGGACTCGCGTCCACCGCCGGTGTCTTTCTCACCGCCGAAGGCTCCGCCGATTTCCGCGCCGGAAGTGCCGATGTTGACATTGGCTATACCGCAGTCGGATCCCTGTGGTCCCAGGAATTTCTCCACTTCGTGCAAGTTGGAGGAAAAAATGGCTGATGACAGCCCTTGCGGTACATCGTTGTGCATTTGAATTGCTTCATCCAGCGATGAATATTTCGTTACGTATAATATGGGGGCAAAGGTTTCATGCTGAACAATTTCATAATTGTTTTCCGCTTCGGCAATGCAGGGTGTTACATAGCAACCGCTTTTATATTCCTTTCCTTCCAGCACTTCGCCGCCGTATAAAATTTTTCCGCCTTCTGTTTTAAGTTTTTCCAAGGCGGCCAGCATATCATTTACCGCACCTTTTTTGACCAGCGGTCCCATGATAATGTTGCTTTCCAGGGGGTTGCCGATTTTAACCTGTTTATAAGCGCTAATTAATTTTTTTATAAAGGTGTCATACACGGAATCATGAATAATCAAACGCCGGGTGGTGGTGCATCTTTGCCCGGAGGTTCCTACCGCGCCAAATAAAACAGCCCGGATGACCATGTCCAAATTGGCATTTTCAGTGATGATAATAGCGTTATTGCCGCCAAGCTCCAATATGGTTTTGCCAAGGCGTTTGGCTACTTGCTCCGCAACTTGTCTGCCCATGGGTATACTGCCGGTAAAGCTTATTAAAGGAACCCTTGGATCGTCTAATAATTTTTGTCCTATTGTGGAGCCCTGTCCGATTAACAAGTTAAAAATGCCTTCGGGCAGTCCTTGTTCTTTAAGCACTTTATTAGCTATTTTTTGAACTGCTATAGCAGTTAACGGGGTAACGCTTGACGGTTTCCAGATTACCACATCACCGGCAATAGCCGCTATAAGAGCGTTCCAGGACCAAACCGCGACTGGGAAATTAAATGCGGTAATAACTCCGACAATGCCAAGCGGGTGCCACTGCTCGTAAAGCCGGTGGTTTTCCCGTTCACTGGCTATGGTCAGACCATACAGCTGTCTTGATAATCCAAGGGCGAAATCAGCTATATCAATCATTTCCTGAACTTCGCCTTCTCCTTCGGGCAGTAATTTACCCATTTCCAATGTTACCAGTTTGCCCAGCAAGTGTTTGTATTTGCGTAATTCAGCGCCGATCAGTCTTACGGTTTCTCCTCTTTGGGGTGCCGGAATATTGCGCCAGATTTTAAAAGCTTGCTGAGCTTTTTGGATTACCAGTTCATAATCCTCCGGCGTTGCCTGGTAAACTGATGCGATAGTCTCACCGTTAATAGGTGATACAGATTCCAGTAACGGGGCATTGGGGCTTTGCAGCCATTGGCCGCAATACACACCGGCATTCTTATCATTAATGCCCAACTCGTTTAGAAAAGCCAAATCGATTTTCATTAAAAGACCTCCTGTTTAAGTATATTGCTATGGTAGTTGAATTAAAATATGAGATGCCGCCCGATGAAAATTGGTTAGACCAGTTCATACCATAGTTCTGCAAAAAAAATAGTGCAAATCAAAAACACTCGGGAAAATCAAGGGTAAAAGCTAATAAAACAACCAAGTATTAATTAAATACTTTACTTGTTATTAGATAAACCCTTCTCCTCACTGTGAGGCGCGTTCGTTTCCAAACGCATCCCAACGACCTTTAATCCATAGATGCTGGCTTGGGACATAGGCTCCTCGGAGGTATAAAGCTGTTCTATAAAATTTTCTACATTGTTTTAATAAACTCCTTCAATAAATAAATTTATTCCATTGAAATTTTTCATCTCCCGGAAGTTCGGTCTTTGACTGTGAACATAGACTCTGGTAATCCATAACGGACCACACGTACCTTGATTTAACGTTTATATTTAAAACAAATGTAGAGAAACTAGTTTTAATATTTAAAAAAGGAGGTATGTAAATTTGCCCAGAGTTAAGTGCTCAGTAAAAGGCTGCTTGTATCAAGAAGGTACTGAATGCAGAGCTTCCAGCATCCAGGTCAAGCCTACCGACCCCGACTTGATGACCAGCGTAACCGACGATACCGCTTGCCAGACGTTCAAGCCGCGCACTTCTGCAGCCGAGGATATATAGAAGTGCAGTAATTATTCGGGCTGAAATGCATAAGCGATATTTTGTAAACTGTCGATATTCTCCAGAGGGTCACCGGATACTGCTATCATGGCGGCGGAGCGGCCCGGAGCTATGCGGCCCCAGTTAAGATTCAATATGCGAGCGCTGTTTATTGTGGCGCAGCGTATTATTTCCCGAGGTGCCAGCCCGGCCTGCCGGTAAAGTTCCAGTTCCCGCCAGTAGCTGTAACCATGACGCACACCCGATGCGCCGGCATCGGTGCCCACGCCCAGGGTAACACCCAGGGCGTGGGCTTCATTAATCATACTCAGCTGCCGGTCTACGGTTCGGGCAATAACACTATCACTATGTTGGCTGGCATGCCTGTCGCCGGAATGGGGCGGCCGGGCGGTTAATTGGGCGGCCACCGGTATAACGGTGGGAATCCAGGCGATGCCTTTTCCAGCCATCAGCTTCAGGGTTTCCCGGCTTAAGAAGTAACCGTGCTCTATAGTATCCGCTCCGGCCTGCACGGCCAAGGCAACCGCTTTGTCCGAACTGGCGTGAGCCATTACCCGCAGTCCCCGGACGTGGGCACCTGCCACGATAGCCGCAAGCTCTTCCGCGGTATACTGCGGCGGCCCCACCCGGGAGTATTCTTTGAAACTGACCACACCTGATACGAGTACCTTGACCTGGTCCACCTTTTGCCGGGTCAGCTGTTCCAATGCGTTGTCCAGCATTTCAGCGGGGGTGCCCCGGCCGAGAAAGGAGCCGTATTTTTGCGGTTTGCGCAGTGCATAGCCCGAGGCCCGAATGACCGGTCCGGTTAATTCACCGTCCGTTATGCGATTCCGGTAGCGCAAAGCTATGCCCGGCCGGTCTCCGCCGTCTCGCACGGCCAGTATGCCGTGGCGGATGGTATCGCATAGTTGGGCGCCGACCTCGTTGTCCAATTCCCCGGGTTGGTCCCAGCGCTCGCGGGCGGCTGAAAAATCCCGGCCGTCCAGGGCCAGATGTACATGGCAATCTACCAGGGGAGGCATAAGCGTTAAATGGTGCAGGTCAAGTGAAATGGTTTGGCGGGTGGGCCAGGTAAACTTGTACGGTGTATCTGTTGCTTTAGTTATTGCCGCTATCCGCCCGTCTTCCAAATAAATACGATCAGCCGGGCAATTAGTTGCTGACTTGCCGCTTGCGCCAAGTATATAATCGGCTATGCCGCCTGCTTTTATGATATAGTTTTTGGTACTAATAATTTTAATCAGTTCCATATTTTTAATGTAACATTGCTTAGCTATTTTAGCAATTCCAAGTATCTAAACTTATTCATTAAAGTTAGGCACGGCAGGGAACGAAGCAAAATTTAACTTTGACAAAAATTATTACAATATTGCCACAACACTATTGGTGTGTTAAAATTAAGAGCAGTATGGGGACGGTATCTGTTTTGGAACCGTACCGAATTTTTATCCTCTGATGGCGTCGTGCAAACGGTATGATGTTTACGACACCTTCGGGTTTTCTTAAACGAAACGACATATACGGCAGATTGTTTGGCCGGGTTTTTTAAGTTTTGCATCTCCGCTTGGAGCCGCTGGGACCGAGACGGGTTACAACAGGGATATTATGCCCTTCGGACTTGTCCGGGGGCTTTTGTGTTTTTTAGGTACAATTGACATAAGGAGTTGTTTATATGCAGGTCTGTCATACGATAAGGGAGATCGGAGAGTTTGTGCAGAACGCCAGGGCCGTGGAAAAAACCATCGGTTTAGTGCCCACCATGGGTTATTTCCACGCTGGGCATTTGAGCCTGATGCGGGAAGCTAAAAAAATGTGCGATGTCGTAGTGGTTTCTCTGTATGTTAACCCGCTTCAGTTCGGGCCTAAGGAAGACCTGGGCGAATATCCCCGGGATTTCGAACGGGACTGTGCCATGGCCCGCTCAGTAGGGGTGGGGGCTATCTTTGCCCCCGGCAATGCTGAAATGTACCCGGCGGGATACAACTCCTTTGTCGAGGTGGCCGGTATAACGGATAAGCTTTGCGGGTTGTCCCGGCCGGGCCATTTTCGGGGAGTAACCACTGTGGTGGCCAAATTATTTAATATTGTCAGGCCGGACCAAGCTTTTTTCGGCCAAAAGGATGCTCAGCAGGCGATAATTATTGAAAAAATGGTGCGGGATTTGAATATGGGGCCGGAGATTGTTACCTTGCCTATTATGCGCGAGGCGGACGGGCTGGCCATGAGTTCCCGCAATGTTTATTTAACCGAAGATCAGCGCCGGGCCGCGCCGGTGCTTTACCGGAGTCTGTGCGCATTTAGGGAGGCCGTGGCCGGCGGTGAAAGGGATGTTGCCAAATTGCGCCGGGATATAAAGGAAATGATTTTGTCCGCCCCCGGTGTTCAAATTGATTACGTGGAAATATTATCAGTGCCCGGTTTGGAGCCGCCAGACACATTAACGGGCA
This genomic interval from Desulfoscipio sp. XC116 contains the following:
- the panC gene encoding pantoate--beta-alanine ligase; translated protein: MQVCHTIREIGEFVQNARAVEKTIGLVPTMGYFHAGHLSLMREAKKMCDVVVVSLYVNPLQFGPKEDLGEYPRDFERDCAMARSVGVGAIFAPGNAEMYPAGYNSFVEVAGITDKLCGLSRPGHFRGVTTVVAKLFNIVRPDQAFFGQKDAQQAIIIEKMVRDLNMGPEIVTLPIMREADGLAMSSRNVYLTEDQRRAAPVLYRSLCAFREAVAGGERDVAKLRRDIKEMILSAPGVQIDYVEILSVPGLEPPDTLTGKCIAALAVRFGKTRLIDNMVVEV
- a CDS encoding DUF1540 domain-containing protein, whose product is MPRVKCSVKGCLYQEGTECRASSIQVKPTDPDLMTSVTDDTACQTFKPRTSAAEDI
- a CDS encoding amidohydrolase family protein yields the protein MELIKIISTKNYIIKAGGIADYILGASGKSATNCPADRIYLEDGRIAAITKATDTPYKFTWPTRQTISLDLHHLTLMPPLVDCHVHLALDGRDFSAARERWDQPGELDNEVGAQLCDTIRHGILAVRDGGDRPGIALRYRNRITDGELTGPVIRASGYALRKPQKYGSFLGRGTPAEMLDNALEQLTRQKVDQVKVLVSGVVSFKEYSRVGPPQYTAEELAAIVAGAHVRGLRVMAHASSDKAVALAVQAGADTIEHGYFLSRETLKLMAGKGIAWIPTVIPVAAQLTARPPHSGDRHASQHSDSVIARTVDRQLSMINEAHALGVTLGVGTDAGASGVRHGYSYWRELELYRQAGLAPREIIRCATINSARILNLNWGRIAPGRSAAMIAVSGDPLENIDSLQNIAYAFQPE